A region from the Mycolicibacterium litorale genome encodes:
- a CDS encoding STAS domain-containing protein: MATPLTVSAEEHDDGTPLLVAAGEIDLSNIETFSRALTTVIASAGDAGGRVTVDLSAVEYLDSAAIGALSVHADQAPGLRLLANPYLMPVLRISGIDQLATVEPAEPDPG; encoded by the coding sequence ATGGCGACACCGCTCACCGTGAGTGCCGAAGAGCATGACGACGGCACACCGCTGCTGGTGGCGGCCGGAGAGATCGATCTGAGCAACATCGAGACCTTCAGCCGGGCGCTGACCACGGTGATCGCCTCGGCCGGCGACGCCGGAGGCCGGGTCACGGTGGACCTCAGCGCGGTCGAATACCTCGACAGCGCGGCGATCGGCGCGCTGTCGGTGCACGCCGATCAGGCACCGGGCCTGCGGCTGCTCGCCAATCCGTATCTGATGCCGGTGTTGCGGATCAGCGGTATCGACCAGCTCGCGACCGTGGAACCGGCCGAACCCGACCCCGGATAG
- a CDS encoding NCS2 family permease, translated as MNRLDRFFEISARGSTLGAEVRGGLVTFIAMAYIIVLNPIILSSAEDVEGNTLQFAQVSATTALAAGVMTILFGLIARLPFSFAAGLGINSFLATTVVGEVTWPEAMGLVVINGLIIVLLAVTGLRRLVFDAVPMQLKLAITAGIGLFILFIGLVDAGFVSSTGLASPPVGLGAGGLGSISTVPTLIFVVTLLITGVLVARRVRGGILMGLVVGTVVAVIVEAIWDLGSAQDVDGGWSLSVPELSGSPFALPDLSLVGEFSLVDSFERIGILAAVMLVFTLVFANFFDAMGTFTGLSREAGLADAQGTFPRLRSALIVEGAGAAVGGATSASSNTVFIESGAGIEEGARTGLANLVTGALFLAAMFVSPLASIVPTEVAAAALVIVGAMMVSQLRHIELAEFSVVLPVVLTVAAMPFTYSIANGIGVGFISWVVVRTGAGKAREISPLLWVVAAGFLVYFARGWIESLIGV; from the coding sequence ATGAATCGCCTCGATCGCTTCTTCGAGATCTCCGCGCGCGGGTCCACACTCGGCGCGGAGGTCCGCGGCGGCCTGGTCACCTTCATCGCGATGGCCTACATCATCGTGCTGAACCCGATCATCCTGTCGAGCGCCGAGGACGTCGAGGGCAACACGCTGCAGTTCGCCCAGGTCTCGGCCACCACCGCTCTCGCGGCGGGCGTGATGACGATCCTGTTCGGCCTCATCGCCCGGCTGCCGTTCTCGTTCGCCGCCGGGCTGGGGATCAACTCGTTCCTGGCGACCACGGTGGTCGGCGAGGTCACCTGGCCGGAGGCGATGGGCCTGGTGGTGATCAACGGCCTGATCATCGTGCTGCTGGCGGTGACCGGTCTGCGCCGACTGGTGTTCGACGCCGTGCCGATGCAGCTCAAGCTGGCGATCACCGCGGGTATCGGCTTGTTCATCCTTTTCATCGGGCTGGTCGACGCGGGCTTCGTCAGCTCGACCGGGTTGGCGTCGCCGCCGGTCGGGCTCGGCGCCGGTGGCCTCGGGTCGATCAGCACCGTCCCGACGCTGATCTTCGTCGTCACGCTGCTGATCACCGGTGTGCTGGTCGCCCGGCGCGTGCGGGGCGGCATCCTGATGGGGCTGGTCGTGGGCACCGTGGTCGCGGTCATCGTCGAGGCGATCTGGGACCTGGGGTCGGCGCAGGACGTCGACGGCGGCTGGAGCCTGTCGGTGCCGGAACTGTCGGGTTCGCCGTTCGCGCTGCCGGATCTCTCCCTGGTCGGTGAGTTCAGCCTGGTCGACAGTTTCGAGCGGATCGGGATCCTGGCGGCGGTGATGCTGGTCTTCACCCTGGTGTTCGCGAACTTCTTCGACGCCATGGGCACGTTCACCGGGCTGTCGCGGGAAGCGGGCCTCGCCGACGCGCAGGGCACGTTCCCGCGGCTGCGCTCGGCGCTGATCGTCGAGGGTGCGGGCGCCGCGGTCGGCGGCGCGACGTCGGCGTCGTCGAACACGGTCTTCATCGAATCCGGTGCCGGTATCGAGGAGGGTGCGCGCACGGGGCTGGCGAACCTGGTCACCGGCGCGCTGTTCCTGGCGGCCATGTTCGTGTCCCCGCTGGCGTCCATCGTGCCGACCGAGGTGGCCGCTGCGGCGCTGGTGATCGTCGGCGCGATGATGGTGTCGCAGTTGCGGCACATCGAACTGGCGGAGTTCTCAGTGGTGTTGCCGGTCGTCCTCACCGTGGCGGCCATGCCCTTCACCTACTCGATCGCCAACGGGATCGGTGTCGGCTTCATCTCGTGGGTGGTCGTGCGCACCGGCGCCGGGAAGGCCCGCGAGATCAGCCCGCTGCTGTGGGTCGTCGCCGCGGGCTTCCTCGTGTACTTCGCGCGCGGCTGGATCGAGAGCCTCATCGGGGTGTGA
- a CDS encoding LysR family transcriptional regulator ArgP has product MTSAHPQPRDATRLGADQLAALAAVVEFGSFDVAADHLHITPSAVSQRIKALEQRVGQVLVVREKPCRATAAGVPLLRLAAQTALLEAEALSELGGPGTAHRPRMAVAVNADSMSTWFTGVLGDVADVLFDIRIEDQDHSARLLREGVVMGAVTTERNPVPGCRVQPLGMMRYLPVATAAYVERHLSAGFTATAAEQAPSLAWNRDDALQDLLIRKAFRRAITRPVHYVPTAEGFGAAVRAGLGWGMYPEQLAARELADGSFVRIAEVNLDVPLYWQCWKLDSPLVARLTRAVRSAADALARR; this is encoded by the coding sequence GTGACCTCTGCCCACCCGCAGCCGCGGGATGCGACCCGCCTCGGTGCCGATCAGCTCGCCGCGCTCGCCGCGGTGGTCGAATTCGGCAGCTTCGACGTGGCGGCCGACCACCTCCACATCACACCCTCAGCGGTCAGCCAGCGCATCAAGGCGCTCGAACAGCGCGTCGGCCAGGTGCTGGTGGTTCGCGAAAAGCCCTGCCGTGCAACAGCTGCGGGCGTCCCGCTGCTGCGCTTGGCGGCGCAGACCGCACTGTTGGAGGCCGAGGCGCTCAGTGAGTTGGGCGGCCCGGGAACCGCGCATCGGCCGCGGATGGCGGTCGCGGTCAACGCCGACTCGATGTCGACGTGGTTCACCGGAGTGCTCGGCGACGTCGCCGACGTCCTGTTCGACATCAGGATCGAGGACCAGGACCACTCCGCGCGGCTGCTGCGCGAAGGCGTGGTGATGGGTGCGGTCACCACCGAACGCAACCCGGTACCGGGCTGCCGGGTGCAACCGCTCGGGATGATGCGCTACCTGCCGGTGGCGACCGCGGCCTACGTCGAGCGCCATCTGTCCGCAGGCTTCACGGCGACGGCCGCGGAGCAGGCCCCGTCGCTGGCCTGGAATCGCGATGACGCACTGCAGGATCTCTTGATTCGCAAAGCTTTCCGCCGCGCGATCACCCGGCCGGTGCACTACGTGCCCACCGCGGAGGGGTTCGGTGCGGCGGTGCGCGCGGGGCTCGGCTGGGGGATGTACCCGGAGCAGCTGGCCGCACGGGAGCTGGCCGACGGATCCTTCGTCCGCATCGCCGAAGTCAACCTCGACGTGCCGCTCTACTGGCAGTGCTGGAAACTCGACAGTCCGCTCGTGGCGCGCCTCACCCGGGCGGTCCGGTCCGCGGCGGACGCTCTGGCGCGCCGCTGA
- a CDS encoding sensor domain-containing diguanylate cyclase, translating into MHWFERWWRQPDHFDWITGYLRAREMLGVARWNLAFSTAALALVPAVLTLSSRGPGGGMAEVMTWVSVFGGLLTAAMWAGRWPTCRQSVGYIVAANLFIALACYVQEDPMIGLMGCTVFATTGGYIALFHTPGYMLYNFGVALYVGVVQATRLAVEAEDTPLAVGLLLLVLVLNIAVPFAVQAVVHALGADLLRAARDPLTGLLNRRAVYQQIEHLLTAHRDQHVHLAVAVVDLDEFKQLNDSHGHAVGDQALVAVARALRTEAGGTAVVGRLGGEEFVLADLLEAGHVDDWAQRMCAAVADVPFRVTASVGIAAACLPLLFEDEGQALIHALIGAADHAMYAAKRAGGNQFRHDDRTVCR; encoded by the coding sequence GTGCATTGGTTCGAACGTTGGTGGCGACAGCCGGACCATTTCGACTGGATCACCGGCTACCTTCGGGCGCGCGAGATGCTGGGGGTGGCGCGGTGGAATCTGGCGTTCAGCACCGCCGCCCTCGCCCTCGTCCCTGCCGTCCTGACGCTGAGCTCACGCGGTCCCGGCGGCGGGATGGCCGAAGTGATGACCTGGGTCTCGGTGTTCGGCGGACTGCTGACCGCCGCGATGTGGGCGGGCCGGTGGCCCACCTGCCGCCAGTCCGTCGGCTACATCGTGGCCGCCAACCTGTTCATCGCGCTCGCCTGTTACGTCCAGGAAGACCCCATGATCGGGCTGATGGGATGCACGGTGTTCGCCACCACCGGCGGCTACATCGCCCTGTTCCACACGCCCGGCTACATGCTCTACAACTTCGGGGTCGCCCTGTATGTCGGCGTGGTGCAGGCGACGCGCCTGGCCGTCGAGGCCGAGGACACACCGCTGGCGGTCGGTCTGCTGCTGCTCGTCTTAGTGCTCAACATCGCGGTGCCGTTCGCGGTCCAGGCCGTCGTGCACGCGCTGGGTGCGGATCTGCTGCGCGCGGCCCGTGACCCGTTGACGGGGCTGCTCAACCGGCGCGCGGTCTACCAGCAGATCGAGCATCTGCTGACCGCGCACCGCGATCAGCACGTCCACCTGGCGGTGGCGGTCGTCGACCTCGACGAGTTCAAACAGCTCAACGACAGTCACGGCCACGCGGTCGGCGATCAGGCGCTGGTCGCCGTCGCCCGCGCGCTGCGCACCGAGGCGGGCGGCACCGCGGTCGTGGGCCGGCTCGGAGGGGAGGAGTTCGTGCTCGCCGACCTCCTGGAGGCGGGGCACGTCGACGACTGGGCGCAGCGCATGTGCGCCGCCGTGGCCGACGTCCCGTTCCGCGTCACCGCCAGCGTCGGGATCGCGGCGGCGTGCCTGCCGTTGCTGTTCGAGGACGAGGGTCAGGCCCTGATCCACGCCCTCATCGGGGCTGCCGACCACGCGATGTACGCGGCGAAACGCGCCGGCGGCAACCAGTTCCGCCACGATGACCGGACCGTGTGCCGCTGA
- the tenA gene encoding thiaminase II — translation MNNQRWSQRLWNEADPVFSAILAHPFTSGLTDGSLDPEVFAHYVAQDVHYLRDYARALAVVGAKAPTLTDTAMFARHAADVFEVELSLHDTLLPELGLDPEKLALVPVAPTTRAYTSYLLATVYSGSFADGLAAILPCYWIYARMGQELIARGSSDARYQRWIDSYGGEEFAATVAQVLDLTDRTGPTLTPEQDAAAAAHFLTTSRYEWMFFDAAYRREQWPV, via the coding sequence ATGAACAACCAACGTTGGTCGCAGCGGCTGTGGAACGAAGCAGATCCGGTCTTCTCGGCGATCCTGGCTCACCCGTTCACCTCCGGACTCACCGACGGATCGCTCGACCCGGAGGTGTTCGCCCACTACGTCGCGCAGGACGTGCACTACCTGCGCGACTACGCGCGGGCACTGGCGGTGGTCGGGGCCAAGGCGCCCACGCTGACCGACACCGCGATGTTCGCCCGCCACGCCGCCGACGTGTTCGAGGTCGAGTTGTCCCTGCACGACACGCTGCTGCCCGAACTGGGCCTCGACCCGGAGAAGTTGGCGCTGGTCCCGGTGGCTCCCACCACCCGCGCCTACACCAGCTACCTGCTGGCCACCGTGTACAGCGGCAGTTTTGCCGACGGGCTGGCCGCGATCCTGCCGTGCTACTGGATCTACGCCCGGATGGGGCAGGAGCTGATCGCCCGCGGCTCGTCCGACGCCCGCTACCAGCGGTGGATCGACAGCTACGGGGGTGAGGAGTTCGCCGCCACCGTCGCGCAGGTCCTCGACCTCACCGACCGGACCGGGCCGACGCTGACGCCGGAGCAGGACGCGGCGGCGGCCGCCCACTTCCTCACCACGTCGCGCTACGAGTGGATGTTCTTCGACGCGGCCTACCGCCGCGAGCAGTGGCCGGTCTGA
- a CDS encoding class I SAM-dependent methyltransferase, with protein sequence MAGLTVPSFDAPVRRWEDIPGWFGWRQAQEEAVAHFGGGARFVEVGSYLGRSLCSLAEVVQRSGRRIDIVGVDTCQGSGPEGNRQINAHGPAVEFGGGTFAGLLHRNVIACGFADTVALLITDSVSAARMFDDGSLAWVHIDARHDYDSVRADIAAWAPKVAAGGWLSGDDYHPEWWPGVVAAVGDSLPDAGEWTPGQWRWVKDAR encoded by the coding sequence GTGGCCGGTCTGACGGTGCCGAGCTTCGACGCCCCCGTCCGCCGGTGGGAGGACATCCCCGGATGGTTCGGCTGGCGGCAGGCCCAGGAGGAAGCGGTCGCGCATTTCGGCGGCGGCGCCCGATTCGTCGAGGTCGGAAGCTATCTCGGCCGCAGCCTCTGCTCGTTGGCCGAGGTGGTGCAGCGGTCCGGGCGGCGGATCGACATCGTCGGGGTGGACACGTGCCAGGGCAGCGGCCCGGAAGGCAACCGCCAGATCAACGCCCACGGACCTGCGGTGGAATTCGGCGGCGGTACGTTCGCCGGACTGCTGCACCGCAACGTGATCGCCTGCGGGTTCGCCGACACCGTAGCGCTCTTGATCACCGACTCCGTGTCGGCGGCACGGATGTTCGACGACGGATCGCTGGCGTGGGTGCACATCGACGCACGCCACGACTATGACAGCGTGCGCGCCGACATCGCGGCGTGGGCGCCGAAGGTGGCGGCCGGTGGCTGGCTGTCCGGCGACGACTATCACCCGGAGTGGTGGCCGGGGGTCGTCGCGGCGGTCGGCGATTCGCTGCCCGACGCCGGCGAGTGGACCCCCGGACAGTGGCGGTGGGTCAAGGACGCTCGCTGA